In Lolium perenne isolate Kyuss_39 chromosome 5, Kyuss_2.0, whole genome shotgun sequence, the sequence GGTGCTGTAACCGCTACTTTGAGGACAGCGGGCACCTGTTCCTCGGAGTAAAGTGAAAGCATGCTAGCAACCTCTGAACCTGGAGGAGACCAGATCCTGGCCCCGCCATCGGATGAGAGCATGAAAGGTGATCACGCTCCTTTGGTGCTGGTGGCTGGAGCGCAGCATAATCAACCACCAGGAGAGACGCCCTTGCTGTGGATGAATTTCAATTCATGATCCCACGCCATACTGAAGCATGGAGAAACCATCTCAAGAAGGAACCTAAGCCGCCCATTAGGATCAAAGCTGGAAATCCCCATCAACTGATGTGACTAAAATGAAAATACATGGCACCTTCCAAGAGGATGAGATCGGGAGGCTGGGGGCCTATCGGCCAAGACTGCACCGAAGGCACTATTTTCGCCATGTGTGCGTGAATTCCTGAAGCTGCTTAAGCACTACAATCTGGCTATTCCAGTTGTCGACTAAATAATCTATGAATTTCAGGCGGGTGGTCTTCAGCAATTGCATTGTGCTTAAACGAGCAACTGAGACGAGCTCCTGACCTGTGACCTGTCAGGACTGGACCTCTAGTCTTCCTTCAGGCAAAGTTCCTTCTGCGCATGGCGTTAACTCAGAATTGTGACATGCCCTAGGGCCTGTAACAAACCAGCTCACGAGCTGGCTGTGTTGCGTGCCGAGAGTAACCATGGAAGTCAAGCTTTATGGCTGAAGTGCAACACTCGGCACTTCTAGCCTTGCGCTGCTCTCGGTGCTCCAAAATAACCCCGTTAAAGTTGTTGATTAAAAACACTAAGATTCAGCTATGGTACAAAATTTCAGATTTCAATTCAAGTTACGCTTCgtgaaacaaaataaataaaaaagcaTACATTTTCAAACTGAGTAATGAATTCTGGCCAATCACCACTGTCGGCACCAAAATtgtattttgttgttgttgttgttgttatgattcaaattgcaatctgaaatcttATGTCATGTGCGTAAATACATGCTCGGTATATGTGCACTTGATACGATATCGGGCAGTAAGAACTGAGTGGTTTCGCAGGATGCAAAGTTGTGGCTGAAAAGTAAAAACTAGAAGCAGTTTGTCTTCCAAGCGTCCTGGGTCTTATAGATATGGACAGTGATATTTGGGGAACGCTATGTATATAGCACTAGGCGATGTTGGCTCTGCTTAACTCACCTTTTCTCTCTAGGGATATAGGTACAACGTTTCCAACCTTGCATCTCCCTGTTTTGACCATCCTCAACATGACCGAATCTTCTCGTATCCACATTTCAGCTGAGCGAAGCAAGAAATGACTGGATGGCTGGTACCTCATGATGATTTGAGAGAATGCTGTAGAGATTGCCAGAAAAAAGCGGGCAAATTGGTCTGTATAATAGTGAAGCACAGGGGTAGCTGATAAGGTGGAGTAGGAGGGAAATGCACGGTGGCAGTGTCATGAGTTGGCGAGTTTGTGTTGTAGTCATGGCGATCCATCAGTAATTCCAGATGCCTTCTATGCCCATGCATATCAAATTCATATATTTAGGGTGCATTGACACAACAAATAATGCACAATTGTGGACTACATAATTGTAAGGCATCGGATTGAAATGAGGAAAAAGTTAGTCACCATTTGCTTAGGGAAGTCTTGCTTCTTATAAGAGATTTATCTGGTAGGCAGTAACATGAAGTCATTGGTCATGCGGTACGTCAATAGCTACAAATTCCTTGGTTATGAACTTCGTCCTTGGGTAGGTATGTGGCTGTGTGAGCTCTATCACTACTTCAAACAAGTGATGAATTTTCTTAGCTTTATTATATTCAAAAGGACGAAATGTACTTCTCATGTGAACTCTGTACCAGTATCAAGACGATGAACCTAGCCCACTCCTAGTTATGTCCCTACAGACAAAAGACGAGTTAAGTAGGGACGTGAATTTTGGGCTCATGGCAACCAGCCCCCCTGGAATCTCGGCGGTAGGTGGGAGCGTTGAGATCAGTGGACAATGTAGTAGGAAAATTGCCATGTAAATCGATATTGTGGCTATACGGGTTGATAAAGAAAAATACGGAGTGTGTACGCATTAAATGGGCTGGTGTGTCATGTGTCTCGTTGGTAACAATCAATGCATCTCCATACAGCCCAGGCTAAAATCTACCTAGGTCGGGCCGTCGGGAACTGATATGGATACCATCATCTTGGACAATCTGCTTCGGCGATGAGTAGGAACTAGGCAACCCGCAGATTTGTTGAGGATAATGGCCATGGGGGAGAGCAGCTCGGGAGGATTCTGACAAGGGTACAGGTGAGTGGAGCGTTGAGTTCCTGTACGTGAATCATACGACGAAGAGGATGCCTTTCGGTAGAAATTTCAACAGTGCTTTGAATGTACAGTAGTAGACAGTCTCCCGTACGCGAATCTGCTCGGACAATCTGCCTTGCCAATCTGCTCGGGCGACAAGGAGGAACTAGGAGCTAGTTTGGTTCGTGTCCACAGCTGTGTGCCTGGGCAAAACTGCTGCCTGACCTGAATTCGAAATCTGGAAAAAAATTGCTGGTCAGGAAGCCTGGACTGAATAGCGTTTGGTTGGTAGCCGGCCTGGAGCGGTATTACTTTTAAAAAAACAGCCCATCATCTCACCTAAGGAGAGCTATTCCTGTAAAAGCAAGCCCAGGCTGCTGTCTTCCACCGCCAGGCAAGCGGATTTGAATGCCTGGACCAGGCTAATGATCtccctggcttctctagccaggctAACAACCTTCCCTGCTGTCCCAAGCCAGGCTACCTCCTCAGGAAACTCCAGGACATGATCCAAACGAATTCCTAGCAACTCCCAGGGACGCTCCAGGCCAGGCGTGAAGTCACCAGGACACAAACCAAACTAGCTCTAGATGACTAGGCAACCACAGAATCTTCTCGGACAATCTGCTCAGGCGACGAGGAGGAACTAGGCAACGAAACGCGTCAGCTCTGGATGAGGATCTCTCAATGGCCGATAAGGAAGAAAGAGGTACATTAGTTGACAGGCTCATGTAGACTGACTTTGACCCAAGCAAATAAAGAGGGGTTGGATTTTTCAATGCTGACCGTCCATATGGAGGGTCCATGCCACATTTGACAAGGGATATACGACCACATAACGAACTGAATATTTTGGATATGAATACAGCGTATGCGTATGTATAGTGGACAGCCAGATATTGTGGATGGGCAGTTGGATACAGGGGGTTGTCGTCCCTGGGTTCTCCATCGTAATTCTCAGTTGAGTAGAGCCAACGTCGAATAGTAGTACTATAAGCACGGTCCATTTCTATAAGAGCTAAAACACTTGAAAGAGAAACTGCTTCCAGTTTTTTGAATTTTCAGCGACAACTCTGCATCCTGCCAAACCAAAGCCAAAACATTTTGTTTTGAACAAGGTGTTACAAGGCATGTTCCATCTCCGTGCAAATTACTACGAGCTTAGCTTTTGGGAGTTCATCAGGTATAAGAAAACTCttaatgaggaaaataaaacatggCTTATAAGCAAGGAAAATGCGGGAATTATCAGAGAACAATAATGCAAGGATCTTAATTTGGAGCTAAAATGTTAACAAGAAACTTTAATGCTTGTGGAGATACAAGTCTTATATACAGGATCATTCTTAATCAGGTCAGTACAAGCCAGCAAGAAGGTTTACACATCCAACGGTGAAAGTTCCTCTTATAAGTAGAATTTGATGGGTGAACGTCACAAGTAACAAGAACATACCTTCATCTTCATTATCAAAGCTCCCAAGTTATGTACTTTCTGGCTAATGCAGATAGCTGAGGAGAATGGATTTGAGCAATTTGTGGTCCTCAATAACAGCCTGGGCAAAATGATATGTTCTGAACACCCGTGAGTCCGTGACCAAACATCATGCTCGCTGCCCCAGTCCCTCTGCCACAACTTTCCTCACCCAAAACTCCTCCATGTCATCCGATTCAGCATCGTCTCCATAGTCCCCCTCGATTTCACCTCCATCACGAACCTCATTCCAGTCCTCCCCAGGGACATCATCAAATTAGTCCGCAAGCAACAAAATACCTTTCACCTTCATTATCAAAAGCTCTCAAATTATGCAATAATACTTCTGGGCATATGGCTACTGTAAATAGCTGAGAAGAATGCATTTGAGCAATCCCCAGTCTTTATCAACAGCCCAGGCAAAATTTGCCTAGCACATCGACACTCCTCACCAAACATCATGTTCACTGCCACTGTCAACCAGCCCTTGTGCCACAGCCTTCTTCACCCAAAACTCCTCCATAGCATCCGATTCGGCATCATCTTCGTCGCCCCCCTCTATCCCACCTCCATCACCCACCACATTCCAGTCCTCCCCAGCGACACTATCTTCAAACAAGTCTGCAAAATCACCATCCACCTCAGACGAAAAAACATCTGCTACATTGTCATCTCCCTCATCATCCTCATCACTATCGCCATCAACCGCAAACACACCATTCCTGTCAGCCCGCCTGATCCGCTTGCCCTCCCGGACAAGCTCCTCCAGCCGGTCCCTGCCAACGAGCAACGCATCCTCCACCAGAAGCCTCCCGTCGTCGTCGAACGCCTCCACCAGGAACACCGAATGCCGCACGCCCTTGATGCTCACGTAGAACAGCTCAGGGTGGCGCACCAGCAGCGCGTGCAGCCGGTTGGGCAGCCCGAAGTCCCTGCGGAAGTGCGTGAGGTGGTCCACCAGCGTGCGCTTCTCCACCGTCATGGCCAGCACCTCCCGCAGCACCGCGCAGGCACGGCGCTCCGCCATCTCCGGGCTGGCGTCTTGAGGCAATGGCTCGAACGGGGAGACCTCGGGCAGGCTGTGGAAGCGCAGGAGGTAGTCCCGGTGCGCGCGGCGGAGGTTGAGCCCGCGGCGAAGCGGGAGGTGCGGGAACCTCCGCGGCCGGTCGATGAGGCGGCCGGTCTGGGCGGCggggcggagcggcggcggcagcggcgcggggggcggcggcggggggTCGGCCAGCTGGAGCGCGTGGCCGTGGAAGGCGAAGAGGTCCGGGTGGCGGGGGCAGAGCGTGGCGCGGAAGTCCATGGCGAGGCCGAGGTCGGGGGCGATGTGGGCGAGCTTGGACACCAGGAGGCTGCGGTGGGGGGTCATGAGGAGGAGGCGATGGAGCTTGGCCGCGAGGAGTGGGGCGAGGTCGGCCCCGCGCAGGGCGGCGAGGTCGGCGGCGAGCGCGTGGGCGGCGGGGGTGAGGCCGACGGCGAGGGTGGAGAGGGAGGGCGAGAGGGGGCTGGAGGTGGGGGCCTGGAAGAGGCGGAAGAGGGTCGGGTAGCGGAGCACGAAGGGGACcagcgggcggcggcgcgggaggcCGAGGAAGCCGCGGCAGCGGCGGAGGACGCGGAGCGGCAGGAAGCCGCGCGGCTTGGAGAGCAGCAGGGTGAGGAGCTTGCGGGCGAAGCGAAGCCGGTTCGCACGCGCCGCCTGCCGGTCCAGCGCCGGGCAGCGGACCAGCTTGGGTGGCGGCAGGGGCCTCAGGGCCGGCGCATCCGCGGCCGCCTTCGCGGCGCACCGGACGGTGGGTGTGGGGGCGGCGctttggcggtggagacggcgggggTGGAGGGGTTGCGCggagaggaaggagagggaggaggGCGCCATGGCGAGCCCCATGGCGGAGGGAGAGCAATGCTGGGTGAAGATAATTCTTTTTTGCCGCTGAGGATGATGCGGTGCAAATGGGGTAGTTTTCTTTTCATTCTCGATTTCTTGTTTCAAAGCACTTCGTGTTTTCAAGTTGTTTCAAAAGAAAATCGTCTTCTGAATTTTGGTTTTCTTTCGCTTATTCCTATTTAATGCTTGTTAGAGGCGCCGACGaaccgaagaagaggaagatgaggtaaGGCGAGGTGGCGATCACCGGAGAAGGAACTCACGGTACCGAGCGCCAACGCGGCGAAATGGAGGTGAGGAAAGGCGGGGAGCTCGTTGTGGCGGActcttagggtttagggtgcgTGGTGATCACCGGCGAAGCGGCGACAGAGAAAGGATGGAAGGGATACAAACTACAGAGAGACCAGTACGGCCGACCAGCGAAGGCGGCACCTCAAACAAGGCTAATAGTCTAGTATCCTCTCTAGTATTACCATCCACTTTTACTATAAACACGGTTAAAAATATATAGCCTAACCCTTTCCAACAGTTTGGACTTTTGAAAATTTTGGCTAGTGCATCAATGTAACATGGTATAAGAGCCGGCGATCTAAACCCTAATCGCCGCCGGCCCTCGCTACCACATACCGCGCTGCCATGTCGTTCTCCTCTGGCACGGCGCTCTCCTACGGCTCCAACTCTGCAGTGTCCTTGTCCAAGGGAATTCCCGACGGCGCTGCGGTCTCCATCATCCCCACCTCGTAGATCAGCCTAACAAATCATATCACGATCAAGCTCACCGGCGACAATTACCTCTACTGGCGCATGCAAGTGGTGCCGATCCTGAGGAGCAACCTCCTTTTTGGCTTCCTCGATGGAACTCTCACCCATCCTTCGGAGAGGATCCCTGATCCCGCAATGGCGAAGGATGGTGGCGCGCCCGCGACCATCCCCAATCCGCAGTGCTCTGTCTGGCATCAGCAAGATCAGGCGATACTCATCACAATTGTTTGTTCCCTCTCCGAGGTTGTTCTCGGTCTGATGATGATGGTCTCCTCATCCTAGGAGGCATGGAAAAccgataccttcgatccggattatGAATTGTAGTATTGTAAGCTTTTTCCCTAGAAtacctaggtttaatcgaaccttggcAAGCACTGCTAAAGTGGTATGAAGGAAACGTTTACAAGACTTGCTAGTTGATTTTATCTTACGTTAGCTGACCTTTCCAGTCTGCTTTGCTTGGTGTTGTGTTCAATGGATGAAGATAGGCCAGGGTCAAGAATTCTCCGAAAATTATGCATACATATAGAAATGAAGCACAATATTGTGTAGCTCACCATGAGGGAGCAGTATCGATGCAAGGATCATGTTCAGGCAGCAAATGCAGTAGGTATGCACATTACAAATATTGGTCAATCCACACTACCTACTTCTTTACACTCATTACATCTAAAAAAATATTATTCATGTTCCATCGAAAAAAATGCTTATGATAATAATGTGTTCTTTGAATTTCACCCTTGGTATTTTCTTGCCAAGGATCGGGATTCGACAGCGGTTCTTATTAGAGGGAGATGTTGTGGCGGTCTTTATAATCTCGATGTGTCATCCATCAAGTAGGTTTTCAACAGTATCAAGGTGTCTCGTGATCAGTGGCATTCGGGCTTAGATCACCCAGCCACTCCCACAATTCAGCATATTTTACATTGTTTTGACCTTTTCTCAGTGTTAGTAAATAAAGCTATAATTTGTGATGCCTGTCAATAAGGCAAGAGTCATTCAGTTGCCATTTTCTCTTTCTACTCGTATTACTATTGCACCTCTAGAGATTATTTATTCATATGTATGGGGTCTTGCCCAAAACTCTGTTAGTGGACATCAGTTTTATGTCAGTTTTGTTGATTCATATAGTCGCTTTACTTGGGTTTACCTTCTCAAACATAAAAATGATGTGTTCTGAATTTTTCTTCAGTTTCAACAACATGTTGAACGACTTTTGGGTAGAAAGATCTTACATGTGCAATCCGATTGGGGGAGGCCAGTACCATCGCTTAAATAAATTCTTTTCTGATATTGGTATCTCGCATCGGATTTTCTGTCCTCATACTCATCAACAAAATGGTACTGCTAAAACAAAACAATGGCACACTGTTGAAACAGGGTTAACCTTACTTTCATATACCTCTGTTTTTTTTAGATTTTGGAGTGATGCTTTTTTCCACCGCATGCTTTCTCACTAATCGCCTACCTAGTCATGTTATCTCTAGGCAAACTCCAATTGAGCATCTATTTGGTGAAACTCCAGGCTACACATTCTTTAAGGTTTTTGGTTGTGCATGTTGATCTCATATACGAGACCCATATAATAAAAGAAAGCTTAAGTTTTGATCCAAGCAATGTGTCTTCCTAGGCTATAGCTCTCTTTGCAAGAGCTACAAGTGCCTCCATATCCCGACCAACCGTGATTATATACCGACCAACTCCTCCACTCCACAAATttcttcatctcctttacattctGACCAATTTGTTGATGCCGCACACACTCCTTAGCTTCTTGCTAACCATGGTGTAGGTGTGGGGCGAGGCGCTCGGCTTGAACTACTGGATACAGATGATATTGCATGTTCTATCGCTGATCCAGAACAGGCACACGTCAATCATGACGATTGGTTGCATGGCCTTGGGACGCCCGCCCATGCACTGCCCGTGTGCGGCCCGCCCGAGTGTGGCTTGCTGTCTCTGGCACGGCTTGCCTCGCCTTCCCCGCTGGCACTATGCTGATAgcggttgacgggcttgatgATTCCACAGAAACTAAGCCAAAAAGATCTTGATACGTTGGGActtcaagtgcagagtgttgtatcaagggagtatcttccccacaagggtgactcgagggtttatatcgtacTCTCGGGGAACTGGATGGAAGAGTATTATTTTCTCTCTTCTTCAAGCAATCCTGCCAGTAAAATAAATGCATTGTGTCCCCAActtcaccgtgtggttgtcaagcacttcaccgtgtggttgtcaagcacaaggtttcacgtaagtaaataacacaagtagaAATTAAACTAGATTAAACAACAAAGTAAAAACTGTAAAAaggttgattgtttttggtgatttggatgcaaataagaaagataagtatttttgtattttcggaataaaatagtgcagcaagtagaaaacaatgtaaatgcaatataaaggtgtttcttatgataaaaattggacccgggttcatgggttcactttacTATTCTCTTGTAAAGTTGTGGTGGACAAaaaacaattcatcaatgagatatgaaggtaCAAATAATATTATATGTAAGTTCGGATTTAATataggcatcacgtcctaacatagatatGATGCAACGACACACCTCTCTTATGCTCCACAAGAATGAAACTTCATCAATCttatattaagaattaacagagcatagcaataagtactttgacatgaaatttaaatatcaaatatgctaccttaaacaaacaagatcatcattactgtcacatgatgaacattacacatgcattcactttatccctaataAGGTAGCAAAAGATAGGCAAAACCAAAAATATCTCTTGAACATATTCTCACTCTCCAATCACTAAAACCctgctactccatctaacacacacatcaccccacacacgctcttgcatagattttggatcagaacataaacttaagaacggggtacatagtatgcatctatcaatacatctcacaaatataataagatcagatctcataaaacaatatcatagaataaggatccaccacatgggtattacaaatatggccataatcatgataggcagctcatatggcactaagtactatgaagaacatgagagaaatagatcaagctactgccacaaatccgtagtccagaggtggactactccctcttgatcatggtgatgatgatgaagatgttggagaaggtggagatccctctggCGGTGATCTCGACAGAGTTTCCCCTTCCAATCTTCTCTGCAGCAGCCTCTGTCTTGGTGTTTCTGTCTTTCTGcggcgctctcctcccgagaactcttcggggccatatatatagtgatcTTTAGGGAAAAATATGTTGGCTCGCGAAAGAATTAGGGCAAACAGACGCTCGAGGGTTGAACGGGGGTGGGTGGCGCGGCCTAGAagtctggccgcgccacctggcctCGTTTGGCTCTCAGGCCTCTCCAGGTGTGCTTCAAAATTCCATTGTGTTCCTCCCGATGAAAAAATAATGCTCCAAATATCTCAGGTCAATTTAACTCCGTATAGGtccctgaaagtgaaaaatacgcgaaacagggttttcctgttctgcaaggttataaaccaaataaatgggatcattggtaaatccccgtaaatcaatgtaaaacatggtattataatcatatatgttgcaaatatgcggGAATTCAGTATGATataggacaaagttcatgtatgcattttacatgcctcAACATCTTCAAGCTTAACTTATGCTCGTCCCGGgcatgaaggtgataaaactaacatgaactttggagTTTATAATATATAGCTTCTAAATAATCATGCAAAGTATCACAAGGTTAAATCAATCAATAATGAATAACAACAAGTAATATGAACTCATAAAGTGATAACTCTTACATTCTACATAGCATGCATAAAAGTAAATAGCATTGTAAGTAACATGAATGACAAGTACTTATGAAtcataaatcatgcttgagaaaatCCTATGGAATTGTTGGAAGACTTTGTGTCTTCTCTTTTTTTCAGGAATATTTCTTTTGACTCTTGAACTCAAGAAAGTAAGCAGGAAATGCATGTGCTAAACCTTCAACATAATAATAAGGATGGGGTACCAAGTATCTCATGTATAAAGATATCTATGTGGCATGAGTTTGACCTCCTATAAGTAAGTGTTGCCTCATTTTCTTGAATGCTAAGGACTACACCTCTTGTTAATTAACTCCGGGTTACCCAGACCTTTCGAcatacatgttttaaccaagtgtcggtGATCAGTGAAATCCAGTTTATATCCCAACAAAATGTTGATCAGTGTACTGCACCACCGCGTAAGTGTGCGTTTGGTTGGTGGATCCATAGGgatgggtgatgacccacaagtatagggggtgtatcgtagtatcttcgataagtaagaatgtcgatcccaacgaggagcagaaggtgttgacaagcagttttgatgaaggattcactgtaaatgctcacagacaagtattcagggggttttgatgtaacagatgaataaagtacgagtaagtaaaagtgcgagagtaataattgcagcgagtggcccaatcctttttagcacaaaggacaagccggtttgtttacttataataaccaaacgttctcgaggacacacgggattttagtctagtgctttcgctacatacggctaattaatcttcattgttttgataagtgttgtgtgggtgaacctatgctaatgtaccgcccttcctaggactaatacatacttgtgattataccccttgcaagcatccgcaactacaagaaagtaattaagataaatctaaccacagccttaaactctgagatcctgctatccctcctgcatcgatataccaacgggggctcaggtttctgtcactccggcaaccccgcaattggcaaacgagtacaagatgcattcacctaggcccataaaggtgaagtgtcgtgtagtcgacgttcacacgacaccactagaagaataacaccacaacttaaatatcataacattgaatattactcaaccatacttcactactaacatttagacttcacccatgtcctcaagaactaaacgaactactcacgagacatcatatggaacatgatcagaggtgatatgatgatgaataacaatctgaacataaaccttggttcaatggtttcactcaatagcatcaataacaagtagaaatcaacaccgggagagtttcccctatcaaacaatcaaggtcaaacccaaattgttacagcggtgacggcgtgcagcggtggagacggcggtgatgatgatgaagatgatgatgatggtgacggagatgatgtccagctcgatgacggtgacgatggcgtcgatttccccctccgggagggaatttccccggcggatctcagcctgccggagagttcttttctctctggtgttctccgccccgcagaggcggctatggCTCTTCGCGAagtacccctggagcttaggttttcgggacgaaggcgtacgcgaagaaaaggaggcgagagggggttgtgggccccctcctcacagggcggcgcggccaggccttgggccgcgccggcctatggggtgggcccacctcgggtcccctcggctcccacttctggctcccttcgtcttctggaaaaataggatttttcatataatttccgtcaactgttgatcttccgaaatattgcattctcgaCGACGCTTTTTCCGGCGAGAATCCCGactcggtgcgcgatcctccaataatcatgaaacatgcaaaatagatgaaataacataagtattatctccaaatatgaaatatatcaatgaataacagaaaattatgatataaaatagtgatgcaaattggacgtatcaactcccccccaagcttagacttcgcttgtccccaagcgaaactgaactcggtaaacaggaccacttgtttatggagtgaagagtcgataaatcaaatacggacaagaagcatcatattcattcacacaagacattctagtgaacaacttcctcatataactcaacttgaaacaagtataaggtaatcacaaataaaggtgcataaaaaatcatagttggtgatggcaaacttcgttcttggtcagagaacaattaataggttattcttatctatcgagcagcgctctcatgttaaagtttatatggctcatcttgcatactcaatcataatgatcattgataaatTTCAaaactatattcattcagataaaacttgtactaaacaaggaagagtaaaagacatgatgaagtaaatcacaatataatggtttgatcacaacaactcaaatgcttgcttgagatggagggaaataggtttactgactcaacataaagtaaaagacaggcccttcgcagagggaagcagggattaaatcgtgtggtagagctttttcagttttgaaatcatataaagagaataaaagtaatattttgagaagtgtttgttgttgtcaacgactggtagcgggtactctaacccccttgccagacaaactctcgaagagcggctcccattaagaCATTTTCATTTTGGGTGGCACCCCTTCCAaccttactttcacaaaccatggctaaccgaatcctcgggtgcctgccaacaatctcataccatgaaggagtgcctttttattttagttttatttagatgacactcctcccaacctttgctttctcaagccatggctaaccgaatcctcgggtgccgtccaacaatcacataccatggaggagtgtctatttgtagtatcatgaaagttaattaatcggggctgggaaccccattgccagctctttttgcaaaattattggataagtggatgaagcc encodes:
- the LOC127298625 gene encoding protein WHAT'S THIS FACTOR 1, chloroplastic; translation: MGLAMAPSSLSFLSAQPLHPRRLHRQSAAPTPTVRCAAKAAADAPALRPLPPPKLVRCPALDRQAARANRLRFARKLLTLLLSKPRGFLPLRVLRRCRGFLGLPRRRPLVPFVLRYPTLFRLFQAPTSSPLSPSLSTLAVGLTPAAHALAADLAALRGADLAPLLAAKLHRLLLMTPHRSLLVSKLAHIAPDLGLAMDFRATLCPRHPDLFAFHGHALQLADPPPPPPAPLPPPLRPAAQTGRLIDRPRRFPHLPLRRGLNLRRAHRDYLLRFHSLPEVSPFEPLPQDASPEMAERRACAVLREVLAMTVEKRTLVDHLTHFRRDFGLPNRLHALLVRHPELFYVSIKGVRHSVFLVEAFDDDGRLLVEDALLVGRDRLEELVREGKRIRRADRNGVFAVDGDSDEDDEGDDNVADVFSSEVDGDFADLFEDSVAGEDWNVVGDGGGIEGGDEDDAESDAMEEFWVKKAVAQGLVDSGSEHDVW